The sequence ACGAATCTTTCCACAATATTGGCCTTACCTATTACAAAAGAAAATACGAAGATCTCGGATTGTATAATATTACCAAAAAACCTGAAGATGTAGGAAAATTCAGAACCCCTCAGCTAAGAGATCTAATGCTTACTCAACCATGGATGCATAATGGCTTTTTCGGAGAATTGGAAGGGATCGTAAATATATACAACAGTGGAATGCACATGATAGATCCTTCTCCTGAAGCAAAAGAGAAAGATCCGCTGTATCCCGTAACTGATCCTTTATTAAAACCTTTAAAGCTCACCAAAGAAGAGAAAAAAGCTTTGGTTTCCTTCCTTGAAGCTCTTTCAGGCACAAAATATAAAATGAGACGACCGGAATTTCCGGTAGAATAAACAAAAAGGTTCGGCATTCGCCGGACCTTTTTGTTGCTGAAAATACTGTAATACCTCCCAGCTTCCCACCTCTTCCTCATCCCGATAAAAAACATTAATTTCGTTAGAAATAAACACGCCAATATGAAAATAGCTATTTTGGGAGCCGGAAACATGGGACTATCATTTTCAAAATCATTTTTGAAATATGAACTGATTAAGCCGGAAAACCTTCACCTGATTACCCGAAGCCATACTAAAATTTTTAAAATAACAGGTGAATTTCCCAAATCAAAAACATCCACCTTTGATGAAGTTACAGAGCTGGATGCAGACTTAATTATCATTGCCGTAAAACCACAGGATTTCCAGACAGTTGCTCAGAATTTTAAGTTTACCTTAAAGGATAATCAAATGGTTCTATCCATTATGGCTGGAATTAATATTGAGAAAATTCAAAAATCATTAAACCATCCACTCGTTGTAAGAGCAATGCCCAACTCTCCTACCCTTCTGGGAATGGGAATTACAGGTTATACGGCTGCAGATGGTATTTCCTTTAGCCAGCTTATCAACATTGAAAGATTATTAAACAGTACCGGGAGGTCTGTGTATTTAGAAGATGAAAATCTTTTGGATGGCGTTACCGCGCTTTCTGGAAGTGGGCCTGCTTATTTTTACTATATTATTGATGCTATGATTAAAGCAGGAATCGAAATGGGAATTGAAGAAAACCTTTCTAAATTATTTGTAAAACAAACCATGCTGGGAGCTTATCATCTCATTAATAATTCAGAAAAGAACCTTGAAGAACTGATCAAAGATGTAGCCTCCAAAGGTGGAACCACAGAAGCCGCTTTGAAAACTTTTGAAGAAAACAACTTTAAGGAAATTCTAAAACTGGGAATTTTAAATGCTGAAAAAAGAGCAAAAGAACTCAATAGCTAAATCTTTTTTCAATACACCTACACACCAGCCATCCTAAATACACACCGAACGTGTTCAGGAGGATATCATCTACCTCAAATATTCCCATTCTTGTAAAATATTGAAGTCCTTCCACAATGGTAATGGCTGGTATAAAAGTAAAAAGTAAAGATTTCAGATCTTCCAGTTTTGGAAAAATCCAGCCCAGGAAACCAAAAGGAATAAACATCACAATATTTCCCACCACAATAATTACAATATCCTTCCATGACATTGCACCCTGGATAAATTTTATGGTGGAAAACACGGGCTCAACCGTAATCAGATTATCCTCATACTGAAACCTGCCCATTCCAAAAAACATCAGATAAAGCAGAAACAGGGTGTAAGGAAGAATAATAATTTTATATAATTTCTTTAACATCGGATGCTAATATATTCATTTCAAAAACATTAAATTTGTATATTAAAATAATTTAATGAAATACGTTCTGCTAACACTTATTTCAGCAATGCTGCTGTCGGTCTCTTGGCCTACTTATGGAGTTCCGTTTTTTATATTTTTCGCCCTCGTTCCTCTTCTCATGATGGAACATGGAATTTCAAAATTTTCAGACTATAAAAGAAAAAGCTGGATGATCTTCGGGCTATCCTATCTTTGCTTTGTTATCTGGAATATTGTCACTACAGGATGGCTGTATGGCTCTAAAAACCCGGATGGCAGTCACTCTCTGATGGCTGTTGTATTCCCGGTTCTTGTCAATTCACTTTTATATTCTTTGGTGTTCCAATGTTATCATTGGTATAAAAATGCACAGGGAACCTATTGGGGATTAGGATTCTTTATCGCCATCTGGATGAGCTTTGAAAAATTCCACTTAGGCTGGGAACTTACCTGGCCCTGGCTGAACTTAGGAAACGTGTTTTCAGATTATCCAAAACTGATTCAATGGTATGATACCTTAGGAGCAACCGGAGGAAGCTTCTGGATCTTATTAATCAATGTTCTCATTTTCTATACTGTAAGAACATGGGAAGCCGGAAGAAAGAAAAAAGATTTGATTAAAAACTCATCAATTATAGTAGCTTTAATTGCTGTTCCGATGATCATTTCAATCATTAAATATAACGGTTTTAATGAAAAGCCATCCGGGCAGGTTAATGTACTGATGCTTCAGCCTGATCTTGATCCTTATGCTGAAAAATATTCAAAAGACAGCTTAACGATCGAACAGGATCTTTTGGCACTGGCCGAGAAAAATTCAACAACAAAAATAGATTACTATATTGCCCCGGAAACATCCCTGCCAGGCAGAGGTTCTATTTCTGAAACAGGCATTGAAAAGAGTTTACTTTTAAATAATATCAAGGACTTTTTATCTAGACATCCCGGATCTGTTTTTGCAACAGGAATTTCCTCACATCGTTTGTATTTCGATCCCGCAGCACTACCAAAAGAAGCTTACCAGATCAATCCTGGAGTTTGGGTAGCAAGCTACAACACCGCTATTCAGCTTGCTCCACAACAAAAAACTCAGATCTATCACAAAGGAAAATTGGTTCCCGGTGTTGAAATTTTCCCTTATATGAATGTTTTAAAACCTATTTTAGGGGATGCCATGCTGAATTTAGGAGGAACAGTTGCTTCTTTAGGGACAGATAAAGAAAGAATGGCCTTTTCCAACCCTTACAACAAAGGAAAAATGGCGCCTATTATTTGCTACGAAAGTATTTATGGGGAATTTGTCACTGATTATGTAAAGAAGGGAGCTAACTTTCTGGGTATTATGACCAACGATTCCTGGTGGGGCGTTACAGAAGGACACAAGCAACTTTTATCTTATGCAAAATTAAGAGCTATTGAAACCAGAAGAGAAATTGCCCGTGCTGCCAACAGTGGAATTTCAGCCCATATCAATGCTAAAGGAGAAGTGATGGCAGATACCTTCTACGGAGACCAAACCGCATTATTTTCAAAGATCAATCTTTATGAAGGAATGACATTTTACTCAAGAGCAGGAGATCTTCTTTCGAGATTTTCAATGTTTGCTTTAGGGTTTTTATTATTCTATTATCTGATTAAAAGATTTCAGGCAAAAATCAAAAAAGCTTAGTATTTGAATATCAGCCACACTGATTTTTATACTGAAAAAATATAATCTGCGTTATCTGCAAGATCTAAGAGATAGTAAACTCTCACTGATTAAGCTGATGACGCAGATTTTTTTATTTAGCAACCCATCAATATCATAATTTTCATACAAGCATCCATGTAAACCTGTAATATCCATGAGTAAACAAGTTCATTATCATGCCGCTATCCATAAACATCTTCGTAATCCGTGAGATCTGCGGGAAACTTTTTAGCATCATTTCCATCAAATCAATCTTTTTCACGGATAATAATAGATTATCAGAACAAAAAAAAAGAGAAGCCAGCTGGACGTCTGACTTCTCTCAAGATAGAATAAATGATTCAGTTATTTATTTAATAGTAATTTTTTTAGTGGTTATTTCGTTTTTTATTTTCAGTTTTAATAAATATACTCCTTTAGGAAGATGAGATACATCAATAGACTGATCTCTGTTTAAAATCACATTCAGCTTTCGGCCTTCCATTGAATAGATCTCAGCTTCTGAAACCTTCTCCCCTTTCATATAAACTTTATCAGAAGTTGGGTTAGGATATATAACAAAGTCTTTTTCACGATTGATCGTATTCTCTTTCGTTGCCAATGTTCCTTGTGCAGATGCATCAGAATATACCTTTGAAGCATCAATTGATCTTACACTCCAGTATACATTTTGAACAGACGGATCAAGATCCAGAAACCATGAAGGAGTCGTTACAATATATTTGGCAATATTATGTGAACCTGGTGTAGATCCTACTTTAATTTCATAACGTAGCGCATTAACTGGAGTTTTATCATCTGTTGCTCCACTCCATGTAAAGTTAAATCGGTTTCCGTTTTTAGTCAGATTCAAATGCGTTGGAGCCATTGGCTTTGCATTCTGCTCTGTAGCATTATTTTTAAAAACTTTTGTCAAAGAGGGAATATCCTGGCTGGCCCAATCAAATCCACTTAAAAAGACATCCAAATGATTATCATTATTAAAATCAAACAGCTGCATCGTTCCCGGTCCACCTAAGCTGTGTAAGCCTGTGATAGCCCCTTCAGTAAACGTCTGGCTGGATGCATTATATAAATAAGATTTTACAACTGCGTTATAATTAATATCTCCGGCAATCATAAAGTCATAATATCCATCATTATTCAAATCTCCAACACTTATTGAGGCTTCAGAAACCTCTGATGTGATTTGGTGAGTGATTAAATTACCGGTTCCGTCATTCATAAGAACTGCGAGATAGGGGTCATCATTCGCATCCTTACCCGCCACTACAATATCCTGAAAACCATCCGCATTAAAATCAGCCACTTCCAGTTTTCCTGAAATTAAAGAATCAAGAGCTTGTGTATCAACCAATGTTCCATTCTGATTAATATATACTTTAGAAACCGGATCACCATTAATATCTGAGCCTATAATAACCATATCCAAAAGCTGATCATTATTAAGATCTATCATTTTAAAGCTTCCATTTTGAGTTCCATCAGCCCAATTTTCAGTCATATCAAAGCCCGATCCTGTATTTTTATAAAAATCAACCGTATTTCTGAAGCCTCCTCCATGAGCAAATTGGGTCCCATTGATGGCATAGTCCTGCTTTCCGTCATGATTGAAGTCAAAAACTTCTAACGAGCCATAAATTTTTCCCGGAAGCTCCTCCTCTCTTGTGAAACCTACTCCGGTATTTTTAAAACGGTAATGCTTATAGTTTACAATATCCATATAGCTCAACCCGGTAGAAATAATATCCATCAACCCATCATTGTTATAGTCGATGAATTTTATATCGCCCAAATGCGTTACATCTCCACCCAGGTCCGTATAAGGCTGAAAGGTTGTTCCCGTATTCTGATACACTTCATTATAGGTAGCATCAGGGCTCCCATCTCCATCTGAATCTATAGCTCCATTGACTACAATATCCAGTGTACCATTATTATCTACATCAGCGATATCAGAAGCTGAGAAATAAAAATTGTTCATCCCGGTCTGTATCTCCGTAAAATTCTGAGCACATAAACCAACAGGCAGCATAGACAATAGAATATAAATTCTCTTCATAATTTTTATTTAGATTAATTAAAAACAAAGATAGAATATTATTTTTTTTGCTTTAAAAAAAACGGGTATGAAATATATCAGCACTGATTTACTGCTATATCCCGAAAATTCGAATATTTTAAAAAATCAATATTTATAATCAGTCACTTATTTACAAATATTTTCCAAAAGATTTGTCTATCTAAAAAATTCTTCGTTATTTTGCACTCTCAAATATTATACAAATAAGAACATCGAGATATGTCAAGAATTTGCCAAATAACAGGAAAGCGTGCAATGGTTGGTAACAACGTTTCTCACGCTAATAACAAAACGAAGCGTCGTTTTGAAATTAACTTATTAGAGAAGAAGTTTTACCTTCCAGAGCAAGATAAGCACGTTACACTGAAAGTATCAGCTCATGGATTGAGAGTGATTAACAAGATTGGAATCGAGGAAGCTATTGAAAGAGCTACAAGAAACGGATTGATTAAAAAGAATTAATAAATCATGGCAAAAAAAGGAAATAGAGTTCAAGTAATCCTTGAATGTACAGAGCACAAAGAAAGCGGTATGCCAGGAATGTCTAGATACATTTCTACAAAAAATAAAAAGAACACAACAGAAAGATTGGAATTGAAAAAATACAATCCTGTTCTTAAGAGATCTACCCTTCACAAAGAAATTAAGTAATTTTTAAATAATAACTTACCATGGCAAAGAAAGTAGTAGCAACCCTACAAACTGGGTCTAAGAAAATGACTAAAGTGGTGAAAATGGTGAAGTCTTCTAAATCAGGAGCTTACGTTTTCGAAGAAAAAGTAATGAATGCTGATGAAGTAGATGGTTTTTTGAAAAAATAATCAATACTTTATTTACAATATAAAAAACTACTCATATTTTGGGTAGTTTTTTTGTTATCTTTGTTCACCAGATTATTAATCAGTGAAATATGAAGAAGATTCTTGTACTAATGGGCACAGTTATTTTTCAATTTTCATTCAGTCAGAAAACGATGGATCCTATAGTATACAAAAGTTCACCAAAAGTTTTCAGCATCCCGGGATTATCACAATCAGTAAGCATTGATTGCGGTACTTCCAGAATGATTTTATTATCTGGTCAGGTTCCTTTAGATTCAAAAGGAAACCTGGTGGGAAATAATGTAGAGGAACAGACCCATCAGATTTTCAAAAACATTGAAAATATTCTGAAGGAGTATGAAGGTACGGGGAAAGATATCGTCAAACTGACTATCTTCATCACAGACATCTCAAAAACCCCGGATTTCAGAAAAATAAGGGATGAATATGTCAATCTTCAGAATCCTCCCGTAAGCAGCCTTGTAGAGGTCAATAAGCTTTTCAGGAATGATGTACTGATAGAAGTAGAAGCCACAGCAGTGATTAAAAACAAAAGATAAGAATAAACTAAAACTATGAGTTGGTTTAAAAATATTTTCAAAAAGGAAGAAAAAGAAACACTGGATAAAGGATTGGAAAAATCCAGCCAGGGGTTCTTTGAAAAAATGACGAAGGCCGTAGTCGGTAAAAGCAAAGTAGATGATGAAGTTCTGGATGATCTGGAAGAAGTACTGATTGCCTCTGACGTAGGCGCTTCCACTACCATTAAAATCATAGAGAGAATTGAAGAACGTGTTGCCCGCGACAAATATGTGGGCGTGAACGAACTGGATACCATTCTTCGTGAGGAAATTTCAGGATTACTTCTTGAAAATCCTCATGCAGGAACAGGAAATATCGATGCTTCAAAAAAACCTTACGTTATTATGGTCGTAGGAGTAAATGGAGTTGGAAAAACAACCACTATTGGAAAACTAGCTCACCAATTCAAATCCGAAGGCAAAAAAGTAGTTCTTGGAGCTGCTGATACCTTCAGAGCTGCTGCAGTAGATCAACTTGTTATATGGAGCGAGCGAGTGGGTGTTCCTATTGTAAAACAGGAAATGGGCTCTGATCCTGCCTCTGTAGCTTTTGATACCGTACAAAGTGCTGTAGCTCAAAATGCAGATGTTGTTATCATTGATACTGCAGGAAGACTTCATAATAAAATCAACCTGATGAACGAGCTTTCCAAGATTAAAAGAGTAATGCAAAAGGTGATTCCTGATGCTCCTCATGAAATCTTATTGGTTCTTGACGGTTCTACAGGACAAAATGCATTTGAACAGGCTAAACAATTTACAGCAGCAACAGAAGTGAATGCTTTAGCTGTGACAAAATTAGATGGAACAGCAAAAGGAGGTGTTGTTATCGGGATCTCAGATCAGTTCCAAATTCCAGTAAAATATATAGGAGTAGGTGAAAAAATGCAAGATCTGCAGCTTTTCAATGGTACGGAATTTGTAGACTCATTCTTCAAGAAAAGATGATTTACATCATGTTTTCCCTTATATTAGTAAAACAAATCATTTTTAAATATTAACCATTAAAAAATTTGCAACTATGGGAATTATAACATGGATCTTATTCGGTCTTATTGCAGGTGCAATCGCTAAAATGATTATGCCGGGAACTCAAGGAGGAGGTTGGCTAATCACTATTATCCTAGGAATTATAGGAGCATTTGTAGGAGGAGCTATAGGAGTTTACATTCTACATTGGGGAGATGTTACTTCATTCTGGAATCCAAGAAGCTGGATTCTTGCCATCGGAGGAGCTTTGATTGTCCTCTGGATTTACGGAATGGCCACGAAGAAAAGCTAATGTAATGCTGATAAAAAAATAAAATCCCGGATCTGAAATTTCAGATCCGGGATTTTTGTACAATATAATTTAGTTAGTTGTTGATTCTGATTTGGTAAGGCATTTCCATTTTTACCTCAGACTGTAATTTCTTGTCTGTAATCTGTTGTAAGATTTCATAGTTCGCCTTTCCTATTTTATTTTTGATAATTCTTGCAGAAACATCTTCTTCATTAAGATCTTTAAAGATTTGCTCGAATGGAGTCATTTTCTTAGGATAAGATTCTACATAGTAAGATTTCACCCCTGCTTTCTGTGCTGCAAACTTTACCGCATCATTAAGAGTTCCCAATTCATCTACCAGACCGATTTCCTTTGCACGGACACCACTCCATACTCTACCACCACCTACATTATCAATTTGTTCAAATGTTTTCTTTCTGTTTTGAGTAACGAAATGTACAAATCTTTTATAAGTACCTTCCACACTTCTCGTCATCATGTTTACTCCATAAGGAGTTACTCCGTTTAATCCTGAATAATACATTGAGTTAGCATTGGTAGCCACAACATCTGCACGAATACCATTCTTATTGGCTATATCTTTATAATAAGGTAATACTCCAAATACTCCAATAGAACCTGTAAGTGTATTAGGCTCCGAATAGATCTTATCTGCTGCCATCGCTACATAATAACCACCAGAAGCTGCATAATCACCAAAAGAAACTACCAATGGCTTTTTCTTTTTCAGTTGCTGCAATTCAAATAAAATTTCATCTGAAGCATTCGCACTTCCTCCAGGAGAGTTAATTCTGAATACAACCGCTTTTACTTTATCATCTTCCTGAAGCTTTTTAATATACTTAACATACTTCTCAGAATGAATATCATTATACTGATCACCATTATTGATAGATCCAGAAGCATATAATATAGCTACTTTTTCTCCTGACTTATCTTCATTAGTTAAAGAACTGATATAGTTGGTTAAAGAGACCTTATTCAGTTTTTCTTTATCTTTTACATTCAACTTCGTTTTAAGCATATCCTCATATTCTGATTTTTGGATAAGCTTATCTGCCAGTTTATATTTTAACCCCTGCTCAGGAATCATTCCATATAAGCTGTCAACAATCGTTCTGAATTGAGCAGTATCAATTTTTCTTGACGTTGCCATTTTATAAGATGTATTTTTCCAAAGGTCATTCAACAGGGTACTTAGCTGTTCTTTATTTTCCGGAGAAATATCATTTCTTAAGAAAGGCTCTACCGCAGACTTGAATTTACCATGACGGATCACCTCTATTCCAATACCATATTTGTCTGCAAAATCCTTAAAGAAAGTAACCTCAGTAGAAAGTCCTTTCAATTCTATTCCTCCCGCAGGATGAAGATAATACTGATCTGCTACTGACCCCAGATAATAAGCAGATTGAGAAACTCCGTTTCCGTAAGCGTATACAAACTTTCCACTTTTCTTGAAATCTTCAATAGCATTTCTAACATCGTCAATTTGAGTGAGTCCTGCATTCAGGTCATCCATCTCAATACTGATCCCTTTAATATTATCATCAGTTTTAGCTTTATTAATAGCCTCAAGTACATCATAAAGAAGTACATTCTTATTTTGGCTGCCTAAACCAAACAGATCCATTTGTTCTTCTGTAGGGCTGTCTATTATATTGGTCTTTAAATTAATCGTTAGAACCGAATTCTTTTTTACTACCACAGACTTGTCGCTTCCCATAGAACTAAACACAAGCATCATAATAAAAAAGACGAAAAACACAGCGCAAAGTATGATTATTGCTACTATATTTGCCAAAACATTTTTAAAGAAACTTCTCATAAATCAATCAATTTTCTAATATGTCGCAACAAAAGGTAGTTTTGTTACTCGGAAGTAACCTAGGAGAGCAAAAAAAAAATTTAGAGCTTGCTTTACAGAAAATAAGTGATGCCGGAAATCACATTTCACAAATAAGCGAATTTTTGATATCAGATCCTGTAGAATTTGCCAGTTCCAATATTTTTTGTAATATTGCAACAATAATATTCACGCATCTTTCACCAATTCAGCTGCTTGATTGTATTAAAGAGATAGAAGTTGAAATGGGAAGAATTAATGATTCAAAAGTATCCGGAGGTTACACAGACAGGATAATAGATATTGATATCATTACGTATAATGAATTAAATTTTAGATCAGAAAGATTAGAAATCCCTCATAAAAAACATCTTTTTGAAAGGGATTTTTCCAGAATATTATTAAAAGATTTTATTTAAAACATAAAACATATTGTATGAAATTAGGTTTATTATTATTGGCTACAACCTTGCCAATTGCAGCTTTCGCTCAGAATAGCAGTACTACAGTAAACTCTTCTACTGAGTATCCTAATACCTTCTCTTCAGGGTCAGCTAACGTACAGCCTTTTGACAACAAAGCCAGACGCTTCAGAGACTGGTCAATCTCCGTAGGAGGTGGTTCCGCATTTATGGTTCACTCTGCACTTAAATCTCTTCGTTCGGATAAGACGAATTGGGGATACAATGCTTATATAAGTATTGATAAGCAGATCTCACATACTTTCGGTTTAAGCCTTATTTACACCAGAGGAGAAACGAAACAAACAGGACAACTTCCTGGAGCTCCTGGAATAGCTGCGGGCGTAGCTACCGGAACTACACAGTTTGACCAAATCGCTTTGATGGGTGATATCAACTTTTCCAACTTATTAAGAAGAGTAGATAATCATTCCCCTTACAGATGGGCATTCCACGGGTATGGAGGAATTGGACTTCAAGGGTACAGAACTTCTTTACACGACAATGATCGAAACAGATGGAGTGACAATCCTAAAAGAACACCATTATTTGTAAAGCAGGACCTTGATATTAATTCTGTATATTATCAGGCTGGTTTAGGACTAAAGTATAATGTTTCACCACTTATTGATGTTGAAGCAAGAACCATGTATATTATCAGTGGGGAGCAGTCATTTGATGGTAGTGGATACAATAATTCAAGTTACGATCCTAAAGCGCCTACAGAATCAGGATATCGATATACAATCCTTAACAACAGAAGATCTTACAATGCCTGGACGGTATCTTTAGGAGTATCTTTCAAGTTAGGAAAGCATCTATCTCACCTAGCATGGCATGACCCACTTCAGGAAGCATACTACAAAACCAATGTTTTAGAAAATGCTGCTACAGACTTTGTTGTTTGTGAAAAAGGAGACCAGGACAATGATGGAGTATGTGATGATTGGGACAGACAACTTGATACTCCTGCAGGAGCAAGAGTAGATGGTGCCGGTGTTGCTTTAGATATGGATCTTGATGGTGTTATTGACTTATATGATAAGTGCGTAACCGTTCCTGGACCTGTTGAAAACAACGGATGCCCTATCAAATAATAAAAAAGCCTAAAGGCTATTTTCCAAAAAAAATTCAAAAAAATAAATAATACACGATGAAATTAAGTTTAGCAATCGTTGCATTGGCATTGACGATCCCTACCGTCAGCTATGCACAAGATTCATCAGCAGCTGCAGATGGAAAGTATCCTAATACTTTTACTTCTGGATCTGCGAATGTTTCCCCATTTACCAATCAATCAAAAAGATTTAATGACTGGTCTATTTCTGTAGGAGCAGGAGTTCCACTGCTTCAATCTGCAGATTTAACCTCCATTAAGAATGGTAATGGTAAAAACCTTTTCGGATATTCAGCTTATGTAAGTATTGATAAAGCGATCACCCATGCATTTGGAATCAATTTACAATATGACAAAGGTGAAACAAGACAAGGATGGTTCAATACCAAAGATGCAGCACCTGATGCAAAAGCAGTAGCAGGTAGAACTCAATATGATGCAATCTCAATTCTTGGAGATATTAACTTTTCTAACCTTTTAAGAAGAGTTGATAACCATTCTACTTACAGATGGGCATTACATGGATATGCCGGTATTGGTACCATTGCTTACAGAGCATACCAAAAAGATGCCACTGGACAAAGATTGATGACTGAAGTGAAACCATTTCAATTAGGCTCTATATTCATGCAGGCAGGTACAGGTCTGAAGTTTAAAGTAAACAGAAGACTTGATATTGAAGGTAGATTAATGTATGTAGTAACTGGTGATGATACTTTTGATGGTGGAGGTAATCCATACAGTGAGATCAACAGACGTTCTTCACAGGTTTCTGATAACTTCTTTAATGCAACTTTAGGACTTTCTGTAAAATTAGGAAAACATGAGTCTCACTTAATGTGGCATGACCCACTTCAGGAGATCTATTACAAACTTGATGTTTTGGCTAATAAAAACCAGGATATCGAAGTATGTAAGAAAGGGGATGCTGATAATGATGGAGTATGCGACGACTGGGACAGACAGCTTGACACTCCTGCAGGAGCTAGAGTGGATGGTGCCGGTGTTGCTCTTGATGCAGACCTTGATGGAGTTATTGACCTTTACGATAAATGTGTAACAGTTCCAGGACCTGTTGAAAACAACGGTTGTCCAATAGAGAAAAAAGATAATCATAAGACTGCTGTAGAAGTAGAAAAAACGTTGAAAGACATCTACTTTAACTTTAATAAGGCTAC is a genomic window of Chryseobacterium nakagawai containing:
- a CDS encoding OmpA family protein; protein product: MKLSLAIVALALTIPTVSYAQDSSAAADGKYPNTFTSGSANVSPFTNQSKRFNDWSISVGAGVPLLQSADLTSIKNGNGKNLFGYSAYVSIDKAITHAFGINLQYDKGETRQGWFNTKDAAPDAKAVAGRTQYDAISILGDINFSNLLRRVDNHSTYRWALHGYAGIGTIAYRAYQKDATGQRLMTEVKPFQLGSIFMQAGTGLKFKVNRRLDIEGRLMYVVTGDDTFDGGGNPYSEINRRSSQVSDNFFNATLGLSVKLGKHESHLMWHDPLQEIYYKLDVLANKNQDIEVCKKGDADNDGVCDDWDRQLDTPAGARVDGAGVALDADLDGVIDLYDKCVTVPGPVENNGCPIEKKDNHKTAVEVEKTLKDIYFNFNKATIRPESNSKLDVAASIIKENGGTYLLTGHTDIKGNAAYNLRLSKERAAAVVGALENRGINESVLKSRGVGSVDAKIPASASDAERMADRKVTVRFIEGSEWDSLKKKDYEDASVKKPVKKAPSKKKKK
- the folK gene encoding 2-amino-4-hydroxy-6-hydroxymethyldihydropteridine diphosphokinase, giving the protein MSQQKVVLLLGSNLGEQKKNLELALQKISDAGNHISQISEFLISDPVEFASSNIFCNIATIIFTHLSPIQLLDCIKEIEVEMGRINDSKVSGGYTDRIIDIDIITYNELNFRSERLEIPHKKHLFERDFSRILLKDFI
- the sppA gene encoding signal peptide peptidase SppA, which translates into the protein MRSFFKNVLANIVAIIILCAVFFVFFIMMLVFSSMGSDKSVVVKKNSVLTINLKTNIIDSPTEEQMDLFGLGSQNKNVLLYDVLEAINKAKTDDNIKGISIEMDDLNAGLTQIDDVRNAIEDFKKSGKFVYAYGNGVSQSAYYLGSVADQYYLHPAGGIELKGLSTEVTFFKDFADKYGIGIEVIRHGKFKSAVEPFLRNDISPENKEQLSTLLNDLWKNTSYKMATSRKIDTAQFRTIVDSLYGMIPEQGLKYKLADKLIQKSEYEDMLKTKLNVKDKEKLNKVSLTNYISSLTNEDKSGEKVAILYASGSINNGDQYNDIHSEKYVKYIKKLQEDDKVKAVVFRINSPGGSANASDEILFELQQLKKKKPLVVSFGDYAASGGYYVAMAADKIYSEPNTLTGSIGVFGVLPYYKDIANKNGIRADVVATNANSMYYSGLNGVTPYGVNMMTRSVEGTYKRFVHFVTQNRKKTFEQIDNVGGGRVWSGVRAKEIGLVDELGTLNDAVKFAAQKAGVKSYYVESYPKKMTPFEQIFKDLNEEDVSARIIKNKIGKANYEILQQITDKKLQSEVKMEMPYQIRINN
- a CDS encoding OmpA family protein; protein product: MKLGLLLLATTLPIAAFAQNSSTTVNSSTEYPNTFSSGSANVQPFDNKARRFRDWSISVGGGSAFMVHSALKSLRSDKTNWGYNAYISIDKQISHTFGLSLIYTRGETKQTGQLPGAPGIAAGVATGTTQFDQIALMGDINFSNLLRRVDNHSPYRWAFHGYGGIGLQGYRTSLHDNDRNRWSDNPKRTPLFVKQDLDINSVYYQAGLGLKYNVSPLIDVEARTMYIISGEQSFDGSGYNNSSYDPKAPTESGYRYTILNNRRSYNAWTVSLGVSFKLGKHLSHLAWHDPLQEAYYKTNVLENAATDFVVCEKGDQDNDGVCDDWDRQLDTPAGARVDGAGVALDMDLDGVIDLYDKCVTVPGPVENNGCPIK